The sequence CCCGTCTGCCAACCTGTGACTGAGAACTGCTCCGAGTCCGTACGGCGATGCGTCACAAGTGAGCACTAACGGCAAGTTCTCATTGTAATGGATAAGCACATTATCTGATGCGATCAGCCTTTTAAGCGTATTGAAAGCTGTTTCGTGTTGCTCCTTCCAAGTCCATCGAGCACTTTTGTCGAGCAAGCGGTGAAGCGGCTCAGCGATTGTTGCTTTGTTGGGTAAAAAGGCGTGATAAAAGTTGAGTAAGCCCAGAAAAGCTTGGAGTTGCTTCTTGTCCTTTGGCGAAGGTGCTTCATGAATGGCCTTGATCTTGTCATGTGAGGGTCGTATACCGAGATTGTCCAGTTTAAACCCCAAAAATTCGATAGATGGCACACTAAATTGGCACTTGTCCTTGCGCAAACGTAGTCCGGCCTTGTCGAAACGTACAAATATTTGTTCCAGTCTGTTTGCGAGCTCATCTTCCGATTTACCCATGACCACGATGTCATCAAAGTACGGCAAGACGCCAGGAATGTTTTGCAAAACGTTTTCGATGCAGCTTTGGAATATACCGGGTGCTGATGAGATGCCAAACTGCAGCCTGGTCACCTTGAATGCGCCTTTATGCGTTGACACGGTTTGCAGGAGTGATGAACGCTCATCAACCACGAGCTGTTGGTATGCCTGTGCCAAatcaatttttgcataaatcgatCCACCTTCAATCGAAGCCAAAAGCGTGCTAACGGCTGGAATTTGATGGCAGTGTGGCTTAATTGCCTTATTCAGCGTCGATTTGTAGTCACCGCATATACGGATGGAACCATCTTTCTTTACCACGGGCACTATTGGCGTTGCCCAGTCGGAGTATTCCACAGGCTCCAAAATACCTTGACAACATAAGCGATCGATTTCTTCTTCCACGAGGCCCCTAATGGCGAAGGGTATACGGCGTGGAGGCAGTCTCACGGGCGGCACCGCCGAATCGATTTGTAAAGACACTGGTGGTCCTGTGTAGCGACCAAgatctgttgagaataaatgATCGTATTTCTTCAGAATGGTTTTGATGCTAAGACCACTGTTGACGGCAAAAACTCCTTCTATACGTATGCCCAGTGCATCGAACCAGTTACAACCAACAAGATTAGAGCCACCACTGTTTGCGATGATTAGCGGCAAGTTGTCAATTTTACGGCGGTTGTAATAAATTGACACATCGATGATCCCCTTGACTGGGATGTGGTTGCGTTGGTAATCGCTAAGATCCAAATCACACTTGGAAAGATCTGGCCTTCTGTTGGACCAGACGCTATTAAACGTAGATTCCGTCATGATGGTCACAGGCGACCCAGAATCCACTTCAAAAATACATGTGCTGCCATTAATCGTAACTGAGATCGACTTCTTCTGATTGACCAAGGGCGTGATCTGATTGACATTCTCTCGACGAGATGATTTTTTCCGCATTGAACCTGAACGAGCATTTGTTGAGTTGGATGAAGACGCTCTGTGTGAATTGACATTCGACGCGCTGCGGCAGGCTCGCTGCAGATGCCCCTTAACTCCGCATGCGTTGCAAAGTGATTCACGATATGGACACTGCTTACGAGGGTGTGATCCACCACAACCATTGCATGACAGCTGCTGGTTTCTGTTGACGGCGTTTTTTGTTCGTGTACGAAAACGATTGTCGTTGACAACATTAACTGGTTCGCTGGGGTGCCTCATAGCCATAGCATAGTaggttttgcaaaaatattcaaaacccttaaaaatatgaaatttcgtTTAAAAATCACCGGTCActatatatagtacataaattattgtatttgcaACAAATCCCACAAATCAATCATTTGTgaggttttttctttattccaactttatttagtatattttattGTCGTAGCCATTTCAAAATTTAGCATACTATGATGAAATTCATGCGCAAGAATAGCGCGAGGAGTTGCAGAAGAGTTCTTGATTTAGGTGCGATGAACTGTGTAGGTGAGCCGCTCTTAGTGTTTACAACTCACTCTGAGTATTTACAAGTCTCTGGGGGGATTTTGGTCTGGgtcttatattttttctctaccgtgcacacttttttctatgttgtattatctttttttatctttcaccatttgtggaacaacttcaagacgcacaccacaaatagaaggaggagatCGGTcgaacacccaataaagggtgtaatatatatacttatacatatggatgtacttatatatgtggaacaatttcagttttattgaaatattttttaatgtttgcttattttttcaaattgtgcCTTAATTGAACTCTAGAGATtcacaattaatttattttgttctaaaatttCAGTTGCAtaagccaattatatacatactaaataaatataggactatgaataagttcgtttcggttttacaacagatggcgtaacttgattattattccatcgatccacatttccaaacattcattggagagctactgtcgtaaggcacaaacgtcagtataagttttttatttgaagcgtaaacaacaatatttttaccacacttgaaaatgtcgaatttcgtgccaaataatgtgtttttgcggggaattcttcttcattattttaatatgaagaaaaaagcagccgaaagtcatcgtatcttggtggaagtttatggtgagcatgctctatctgagcgaacgtgccagaagtggtttgcacgctttaaaagtggtgattttggcttggaagacgaagaacgcgagggtgcgccgccaaagttcatggataccgaattggaggaattgctcgatcaagatccggctgaaacgcaagaagaggttgcaaaaactttgggagttgatcaatcaaccatttccaaacgtttaaaagccatgggaatgatccgaaaggtaggccattgggtgccgtatgaattgaagccaagagacgttgaacgccgttttatggcatgcgaacaactgcttcaacggcacaaaagaaagggttttttgcatcgaattgtgactggcgatgaaaagtgggtccattacgacaatccaaaacgtcgggcaacgtatggataccctggccatgcttcaacatcgacgtcggcgcagaatattcatggcctgaaggttatgctgtgtatctggtgggaccagctgggtgttgtgtattatgagctactgaaaccgaatgaaacgattacgggggatgtctaccgacgacaattgatgcgtttgagccgagcactgcgagaaaaacggccgcaatacgccgatagacacgacaaagttattttgcaacatgacaatgctcggccacatgttgcacaagtggtcaaaacatacttagaaacgctcaaatgggatgtcctaccccacccgccgtatagtccagaccttgcgccatccgattactatctcttccgatcgatgcaacatggcctggctgaccagcacttccgtaattacgatgaagtcaaaaaatggatcgattcgtggattgcggcaaaaccgaccgaatttttcacaaagggaatccgtgaattgccagaaagatgggaaaaagtagtagtaagcgatggacaatattttgaatattaaatttgtaaccattttacgtcaataaagtttcaaatttcgaaaaaaaccgcacgaacttatccaTAGTCATATATGGAAGATTGCATTAGATaagcagatatatgtatgtatatacatgcatcAATGCGTGAATAAGTAATTAAGTTCCCCTTGGGTCTTTTGACCTccaacatattttcatatatttaacaaaataaaagttgATTTTATAGTTAATATGATGATTGGTAAGTAATGGGTGTTATTTTTAGAGGCAcataattaatcaaaaatagaTGTTTGAAAAGCTCAGTGGTATTTCGACTCTATTTgccttatatattttgtttgaataCTGTTTCGGGCGAATGGTTCCCTTGGTGGTCTCTTATCGAGCATAAATATCCGAATGTTGATCTTCAAGCCATTATACGCAGATGGTTTATCAGCATGGACTAACTACTTGTCAATACCCTCTCACAAAAATAGTCCGAGGAATCAAACCATACCATTTACGCCGCTTAATGACAGACtcatttttttgaatgattGAACTCCAAAATTCATTACCAACGAGGCGATGGTTTCAAGTGCCCTATGCTTTCTGGTAGCTTTGATTATTGCACGATAACACAAAAACTTAGCAAACAGTTAATAGAATCTCGAGTACCTCGATGAGATTGTTCTCACACCAAATTTAGATTATACACTTAGAtgctaattaaaacaaaaacgagtTTCATTGCTAAGCACACGCAGCCTCTGCATTCGTTTTTTGAGAGGGAGCCACATTATTTTACGTTGTGAATCACACTATAGGCCTCTTTCATTCCCCCGCTTGCTATCTTTATTctcgattaacttaacgaaaaatttgcatgtgaaagcaacaacaaagttatggaGCAAGATTCGTCGTTAGCGAGTTcggctatagctcattagactggtatatttcactgccttacaaacacttgtaatttaaggcagctccattcccgcgttgccaatatatgttcatttataccagttgctttatctattcgccacttgctatgGCTTgccgaaaagaagaggccttatgTTGAGACTAACAGAAGTTTGCTTATTGGCCAATGGACAACTTTCCTCGACTTTTACCTGCTGCTCAATAAGAGACGCCTGTGGTTTTTGCCCACTATTTTAttcgaaaacgaaaaaaatacaaatttgcaaTGCAATAATGAGAAGACTACTTACTAATGCAGTTCATATCGAAGCAACAAACCCTAAAATGACAATTTGGAAAGCTGATTTTCGAAAGAAATCGAAATTAATGataattatttcgaaaattataagaatacagtttttttctattgttgcAGTCTACTAGTTCGCTTGTTAGTCTTCTGCTATACTATACAGAAATGTCaaaagtgtatttgtatgtatcttATGTACTTTGACAGTTGGGTTtgtaagtcaaaaaaaaaaaaaatgtcatataaaggattttccaataagaggtgttattctgatattcaaagaacaatactattttctaatataaatgatcggatgtttatttcattataaagaggaaggtatgccgttaatagtggaaaataacatcaggcaaatgaccattacgaccacgcttacaggacaatatctttttcatgaaattttccataaccgaattgcaaagtggctgccctttgTCCTCGATAGCGTCACGGATTCCATTTTTGAAGTCTTCCATGTGTGAAGTCAAAAAAAAAGTCACGAGGTGttgaatcacaagatctcggtggccaattgtgatcatctcttcgagagataacacggtccggaaactttcccgtaaaagatcaatggtttcgttgcatgtGTGACACGTAGTGTCGTTGATCAATaccgttgtccagatcaataccatccaattccggccattaaaaatcgttagtcatctctcgatagcgcaatccattcaccgtaactgttgctccagcttcattttcgaaaaagtaaggtccaataacCCCGCCgggccataaaccgcaccaaacagtcacacgttgaggatagagaggcttttcaacaataactcttgaagTTTCTGAGCCGCAGAgtcaacaattttgtttttttgacgtagccaccgaaatggaaatgggtctcatcactcaagatgatttttcgatgaaatTCCGGATCCTtctcatgcatttcaacgacccaatcagcaaagacaaaacgttgttgatgatcggccggcttgagttcttgtgttaactggactttataagccttaagacccaaatctttatgcaaaatatgatgtaatgacgtttgtggaatgcctaattccgaagaacgacgaggaatggataAACTTGGGTTTTCTTTAACACTTTAGGCTACACAAGCAGCTGTTCTTGagtgacgtgcacgggttttattcttcacatcaccaACTGgccccaacagctcgaattttttcaccgatTTCTGTATTCACCATTGTTATagcgaattttaataatttcaatgcgttgtttaagcgtgtatcgatCCATTTCTATTaaggcgtagtttctacttgtcaaatatcaacaaATGACAAAGTGACATCCCCCGAagtagcgggctattcaaaataacacctgttattggaaaacccttatatACTACTCAGCCATATTAGCCTTTTTTTCCGATCGCCGATGGCCAATCGAAGCCATGCACTTTTCCACTCACAAACTTTAATGACTCACCATCGCATTTAAAAGCTGGGAAATTACTTGTCTAATCAATTCATATTAGTTTCGTCAGTTATTTAGTCCGTTCGATGCACATTTTAATCATCATTAATCCAAATCCCAGCGGTCCAGTGCATGCGTGTATGTACCCAAATGTACACAAAGGCTAATATATGTATTGTCTGTACTTACACATCCATGTGGATAATTAAGCAGAAGATATACAAAGTGTGcatgtatatacttatgtgAGCGCTTTGTTTACTCATTTGCATATCTATGTAATATGGCTGGATGTCCGTTAAGTGGCTGCACCGggtcaattaatattttataaatatcagTATATAATGGGGATGCAAAAAATAGCGGTCTTTTTTAAGTACCAAAAATTCGGAATCATTTGCAAGCAATCCCGTTTTTTTCgggatttgcaatttttatgaaaaatttgataTGGGGACAGACAAATCctcttttatagcaaaaaatcaACACTTAAAAGAAACTCGccaacatgccgttcatcaacgaccaagacgtttcaatgaacttgttgaagcagtgagggagagcgttgcccaggagccaacattgccgtatcgtcgtcgcgctcaaaattttggcgtcagtgaaaccacaatgcggcgcaatttaaaggatgatttaaatttgtttccgtatgAAGTGCAattgacataaaaaatattgccgacagaccataCGAAATAAACGAATagttgacactgaacccaagttttggaagaaaattttaatgactgacgaggcacattttagCTTCTCTGGCagtgtgaataaacaaaattgccgcatttggggaactgagaatccacacgaaATCCCTGAAACTCCATTGCATGACGGGGAAGTAACTAtttgggccggcatttgcgccaaaaccatcatttGGCCATATTTTTACggagaaaacgaaacggtcgacggaaaccg comes from Anastrepha ludens isolate Willacy chromosome 3, idAnaLude1.1, whole genome shotgun sequence and encodes:
- the LOC128857569 gene encoding uncharacterized protein K02A2.6-like — encoded protein: MRHPSEPVNVVNDNRFRTRTKNAVNRNQQLSCNGCGGSHPRKQCPYRESLCNACGVKGHLQRACRSASNVNSHRASSSNSTNARSGSMRKKSSRRENVNQITPLVNQKKSISVTINGSTCIFEVDSGSPVTIMTESTFNSVWSNRRPDLSKCDLDLSDYQRNHIPVKGIIDVSIYYNRRKIDNLPLIIANSGGSNLVGCNWFDALGIRIEGVFAVNSGLSIKTILKKYDHLFSTDLGRYTGPPVSLQIDSAVPPVRLPPRRIPFAIRGLVEEEIDRLCCQGILEPVEYSDWATPIVPVVKKDGSIRICGDYKSTLNKAIKPHCHQIPAVSTLLASIEGGSIYAKIDLAQAYQQLVVDERSSLLQTVSTHKGAFKVTRLQFGISSAPGIFQSCIENVLQNIPGVLPYFDDIVVMGKSEDELANRLEQIFVRFDKAGLRLRKDKCQFSVPSIEFLGFKLDNLGIRPSHDKIKAIHEAPSPKDKKQLQAFLGLLNFYHAFLPNKATIAEPLHRLLDKSARWTWKEQHETAFNTLKRLIASDNVLIHYNENLPLVLTCDASPYGLGAVLSHRLADGSEKPIAFYSRTLSKAERNYAQIDREAVALVSGVKKFHNYLYGRFFTLVTDHRPLLGIFTTTKPVPNVISNTMLRRSIFLSAYNFNLVHRAGLRMGNADFLSRCPMLSEAASTTTEDILMVEISAKPVVSAQQIASQTSKDPELSRVFNWVLRGWPSKINRSDKLYQYFCRRTELSANRGCLVWGNRAVIPSTLRGSILKTLHAPHPGIVKMKAVARSYVWWPNIDAEIELVVKKCSSCQQNRNDQPQTTTHHWESAKRPWSRLHVDFAGPFRGKLFFILIDSYSKWLEVAVVNSTSSAAAIKVLRQIFATHGLPDELVSDNGTAFTSEEFRNFMKNNLIRHIRSAPFHPSTNGQAERMVQSTKNYLKKAEPGINIDISLARYLFNQHTTPHSTTNRSPAELLFNRELKTYFDKIQPQEIVYGKVTDPVSTKPFISGSPVWVRNHSTGPRWIEGLVENQTGPISYEVRLNDSRVIKRHQDQLRSRVASEDCDCEILSTEDVEASTIQSSDEVDSSTSGHVVETQSPGPSTNLQPVASSSPTPEEPRRSKRERQAPQFYSASGC